A genomic segment from Phragmites australis chromosome 6, lpPhrAust1.1, whole genome shotgun sequence encodes:
- the LOC133921100 gene encoding zinc finger protein 8-like has protein sequence MAKPQDVRSVDSFSQLPFVRPAPAPQQPRDTIRLFGCEFSNDQQMQAKEAAADGSTVTSESNARSGGATAERKFECHYCCRNFPTSQALGGHQNAHKRERQHAKRANLQASLAMHRYVPGHMYGIFNHHHLGRFDQPTPLPPPSPAPAMWTSANPGPYGGGTGSMSQPINGSPVPGLWRMPPPLENFGTAGRHSADTAMVVRPAGALGCKDDKVVMSLLSSSPSFLSCSSTSPEKLGRCELGLKESVSLDLHL, from the coding sequence ATGGCCAAACCGCAGGACGTGCGCAGCGTCGACTCGTTCTCGCAGCTGCCGTTCGtccggccggcgccggcgccgcagcAGCCGCGGGACACCATCCGTCTGTTCGGCTGCGAGTTCTCCAACGACCAGCAGATGCAGGCCAAGGAGGCCGCGGCCGACGGCAGCACGGTCACTTCCGAGAGCAACGCCAGGAGCGGCGGCGCGACGGCGGAGAGGAAGTTCGAGTGCCACTACTGCTGCCGCAACTTCCCGACGTCGCAGGCGCTGGGCGGGCACCAGAACGCGCACAAGCGCGAGCGCCAGCACGCCAAGCGGGCCAACCTCCAGGCCTCCCTCGCCATGCACCGCTACGTGCCCGGCCACATGTACGGCATCTtcaaccaccaccacctcggCCGCTTCGACCAGCCGACGCCGCTGCCGcccccgtcgccggcgccggcgatgTGGACGAGTGCCAATCCGGGACCCTACGGCGGCGGGACAGGCTCCATGTCGCAGCCTATTAACGGTAGTCCGGTGCCGGGGCTCTGGAGGATGCCGCCGCCGTTGGAGAATTTCGGCACGGCCGGCCGGCACAGCGCTGACACGGCTATGGTGGTGAGACCAGCAGGGGCGCTAGGATGCAAGGACGACAAGGTGGTGATGAGCTTGCTGTCGTCGTCGCCCTCGTTCTTGTCATGCTCGTCCACGTCGCCGGAGAAACTAGGTAGGTGTGAATTGGGATTGAAGGAGAGTGTTAGCTTGGATCTTcatttgtaa